In a genomic window of Wyeomyia smithii strain HCP4-BCI-WySm-NY-G18 chromosome 1, ASM2978416v1, whole genome shotgun sequence:
- the LOC129733963 gene encoding uncharacterized protein LOC129733963: MLMNGRVRRCLPNTTMALSLPKRNTSNQQKKELQKALESELKKSSHLSKKLKKVRADNKQLREFQSQLGDDSVVMPRHSTLRDDSAGNQSNSLLMTSMNTLSVASLNLSECKPIENGDDIDRKSFETWKDLLEASMDLIGVTDEVTKMNVFKVKAGLKLLDILDGTPPNPPPPPEHIDCTLFERDEAIERVFRIS; the protein is encoded by the exons ATGTTGATGAACGGACGTGTGCGAAGATGTCTGCCAAACACGACAATGGCGCTGTCGCTCCCAAAAC GAAACACAAGCaaccaacaaaaaaaagaaCTGCAGAAAGCTTTGGAAAGCGAGTTGAAGAAAAGCTCTCATTTGtcgaagaaattaaaaaaagtacGTGCCGACAACAAACAACTTCGTGAATTTCAATCGCAATTGGGCGACGATAGTGTTGTCATGCCCAGACACTCGACACTGCGAGACGATTCTGCGGGAAATCAAAGTAACTCTTTATTGATGACATCGATGAATACGCTCTCGGTGGCTTCGTTGAATTTATCAGAATGCAAACCGATAGAGAATGGAGACGATATCGACCGAAAATCTTTTGAAACTTGGAAGGATTTATTAGAAGCATCAATGGATTTGATTGGCGTAACTGATGAAGTCACAAAAATGAACGTGTTTAAGGTTAAGGCCGGACTCAAACTTCTGGATATCCTAGATGGAACTCCCccgaaccccccccccccccccgaacATAT